The Cervus canadensis isolate Bull #8, Minnesota chromosome X, ASM1932006v1, whole genome shotgun sequence genome contains a region encoding:
- the LOC122434428 gene encoding melanoma-associated antigen D4 isoform X2, translated as MAEGSYRKESEGYNVEDMDEGSDEVGEEDMVEGNDYEEFGAFGGYGALTSFDIRILRAFGSLGPGFRILANEPWELENPVLARTLLEAFRMDPETLANETAARAANVARAAASNQAARAAATAARATYNQVVTNHHPVATHQASGGDTQPLTSAAQAPAATPETSVASPHSSQMLVNSEMAAPGAPARSSQPQTSSQAQEAAAEGPSTACAFPQASRASEMDATRPKTAFLGQKDAFDFSQPAGVSGMAFPRPKRPAPAQEAATEGPSVASRGTQAASTGEGAATRPKTTKSGKALAKTRWVEPQNVVAAAAAKAKMATSIPEPESAAATSQQSAEPWARMGGKRTKKSKHLDDEYESSEEEREPPAVPPTWRASQPLLTTARPQMAPRPPMALRSQVPSRHVLCLPPRNVTLLQERANKLVKYLMIKDYKKIPIKRSDMLKDVIREYDEHFPEIIERATYTLEKKFGIHLKEIDKEEHLYILVCTRDSSARLLGKTKDTPRLSLLLVILGVIFMNGNRASEAVLWEALRKMGLRPGVRHPFLGDLRKLITEDFVKQKYLEYKKVPSSSPPEYEFLWGLRACHETSKMRVLRFIAQYQNRDPREWRAHFLEAVDDAFKTMDVDMAEEHARAQMRAQMNIGEEALIGRWSWDDIQVELLTWDEDGDFGDAWSRIPFAFWARYHQYILNSNRANRRGTWRAGVSSGTNGAASASMLDGPSTSSTIRTRNAARTSASFFSWIQ; from the exons ATGGCAGAGGGAAGCTACCGCAAGGAATCTGAAGGGTACAACGTTGAAGACATGGACGAGGGTAGTGATGAAGTCGGGGAGGAAGACATGGTTGAAGGCAACGACTATGAAGAATTTGGTGCTTTCGGAGGCTACGGCGCCCTCACCAGCTTTGACATCCGCATCCTCAGAGCCTTTGGGAGCTTGGGTCCAGGCTTTCGCATCTTAGCG AATGAGCCCTGGGAACTGGAAAACCCTGTGCTGGCCAGAACTCTGCTGGAGGCATTTCGGATGGATCCAGAAACACTTGCCAATGAGACGGCTGCCCGTGCTGCCAACGTAGCCCGGGCCGCCGCCTCTAACCAAGCTGCTCGGGCCGCTGCCACTGCTGCCCGTGCCACCTACAATCAGGTGGTCACTAACCACCACCCGGTGGCCACACACCAGGCGTCAGGAGGCGATACCCAGCCCTTGACGTCCGCTGCCCAGGCTCCGGCAGCCACCCCTGAGACAAGCGTCGCTTCTCCGCACAGCTCCCAGATGCTAGTCAATAGCGAGATGGCTGCCCCTGGGGCTCCGGCAAGGTCCTCGCAGCCGCAGACATCCTCCCAGGCCCAGGAAGCTGCGGCCGAGGGCCCTAGTACGGCCTGTGCTTTCCCCCAGGCCTCGCGTGCGAGTGAGATGGATGCCACCCGGCCCAAGACAGccttcctgggtcagaaggacGCCTTTGATTTCAGCCAGCCGGCAGGTGTCAGTGGCATGGCCTTCCCACGCCCCAAGAGACCTGCCCCGGCCCAAGAGGCTGCCACAGAGGGCCCCAGTGTTGCCTCCAGGGGCACCCAGGCAGCCTCTACCGGGGAGGGGGCGGCCACCCGGCCCAAGACGACCAAGTCCGGGAAGGCTCTCGCCAAGACCCGCTGGGTGGAGCCTCAGAATGTTGTGGCAGCAGCTGCCGCCAAGGCCAAGATGGCCACGAGCATCCCTGAGCCTGAGAGTGCAGCTGCGACTTCTCAGCAGAGTGCGGAGCCCTGGGccagaatgggaggcaagaggACAAAGAAG TCCAAGCACCTGGATGACGAATATGAGAGCAGCGAGGAGGAGAGAGAGCCTCCTGCGGTCCCACCGACCTGGAGGGCATCGCAGCCCCTGCTGACGACCGCGCGGCCTCAGATGGCCCCTCGGCCCCCCATGGCCCTGAGGTCCCAGGTACCCTCAAGGCACGTGCTGTGCTTGCCACCCCGCAATGTGACCCTTCTGCAAGAGAGG gcaaataaGTTGGTGAAATATCTGATGATTAAAGACTACAAGAAGATCCCCATCAAGCGCTCAG ACATGCTGAAGGATGTCATCCGAGAGTATGACGAACACTTCCCTGAGATCATTGAACGAGCAACGTACACTCTGGAAAAG AAGTTCGGGATCCACCTGAAGGAAATTGACAAGGAAGAGCACCTGTACATTCTCGTCTGCACACGGGATTCGTCAGCCCGCCTCCTGGGAAA GACCAAGGACACTCCCAGGCTGAGTCTCCTCTTGGTGATTCTGGGTGTCATCTTCATGAACGGCAACCGCGCCAGCGAGG CTGTCCTCTGGGAGGCACTGCGCAAGATGGGACTGCGCCCCGG GGTGAGGCACCCATTCCTTGGCGATCTGAGGAAACTCATTACAGAGGACTTTGTGAAGCAGAA GTACCTGGAATACAAGAAGGTCCCCAGTAGCAGCCCACCCGAGTATGAGTTCCTCTGGGGTCTGCGCGCCTGCCATGAGACCAGCAAGATGAGGGTGCTGAGATTCATCGCCCAG TATCAGAACCGAGACCCCCGGGAATGGAGGGCTCATTTCTTGGAGGCTGTGGATGATGCTTTCAAGACGATGGATGTGGACATGGCTGAGGAGCATGCCAGGGCCCAGATGAGGGCCCAGATGAACATCGGGGAGGAAGCTCTGATTGGACGGTGGAGCTGGGATGATATCCAGGTGGAGCTCCTGACCTGGGATGAGGACGGAGATTTTGGCGACGCCTGGTCCAGGATCCCCTTTGCTTTCTGGGCCAGATACCATCAGTACATTCTGAATAGCAACCGTGCCAACAGGAGAGGTACCTGGAGGGCTGGTGTCAGCAGTGGCACCAATGGCGCGGCCAGCGCCAGCATGCTTGATGGCCCCAGCACCAGCTCCACCATCCGGACCAGAAACGCCGCCAGAACCAGTGCCAGCTTCTTCTCCTGGATTCAGTAA
- the LOC122434428 gene encoding melanoma-associated antigen D4 isoform X1 produces MAEGSYRKESEGYNVEDMDEGSDEVGEEDMVEGNDYEEFGAFGGYGALTSFDIRILRAFGSLGPGFRILANEPWELENPVLARTLLEAFRMDPETLANETAARAANVARAAASNQAARAAATAARATYNQVVTNHHPVATHQASGGDTQPLTSAAQAPAATPETSVASPHSSQMLVNSEMAAPGAPARSSQPQTSSQAQEAAAEGPSTACAFPQASRASEMDATRPKTAFLGQKDAFDFSQPAGVSGMAFPRPKRPAPAQEAATEGPSVASRGTQAASTGEGAATRPKTTKSGKALAKTRWVEPQNVVAAAAAKAKMATSIPEPESAAATSQQSAEPWARMGGKRTKKSKHLDDEYESSEEEREPPAVPPTWRASQPLLTTARPQMAPRPPMALRSQVPSRHVLCLPPRNVTLLQERANKLVKYLMIKDYKKIPIKRSDMLKDVIREYDEHFPEIIERATYTLEKKFGIHLKEIDKEEHLYILVCTRDSSARLLGKTKDTPRLSLLLVILGVIFMNGNRASEAVLWEALRKMGLRPGVRHPFLGDLRKLITEDFVKQKYLEYKKVPSSSPPEYEFLWGLRACHETSKMRVLRFIAQYQNRDPREWRAHFLEAVDDAFKTMDVDMAEEHARAQMRAQMNIGEEALIGRWSWDDIQVELLTWDEDGDFGDAWSRIPFAFWARYHQYILNSNRANRRGTWRAGVSSGTNGAASASMLDGPSTSSTIRTRNAARTSASFFSWIQQP; encoded by the exons ATGGCAGAGGGAAGCTACCGCAAGGAATCTGAAGGGTACAACGTTGAAGACATGGACGAGGGTAGTGATGAAGTCGGGGAGGAAGACATGGTTGAAGGCAACGACTATGAAGAATTTGGTGCTTTCGGAGGCTACGGCGCCCTCACCAGCTTTGACATCCGCATCCTCAGAGCCTTTGGGAGCTTGGGTCCAGGCTTTCGCATCTTAGCG AATGAGCCCTGGGAACTGGAAAACCCTGTGCTGGCCAGAACTCTGCTGGAGGCATTTCGGATGGATCCAGAAACACTTGCCAATGAGACGGCTGCCCGTGCTGCCAACGTAGCCCGGGCCGCCGCCTCTAACCAAGCTGCTCGGGCCGCTGCCACTGCTGCCCGTGCCACCTACAATCAGGTGGTCACTAACCACCACCCGGTGGCCACACACCAGGCGTCAGGAGGCGATACCCAGCCCTTGACGTCCGCTGCCCAGGCTCCGGCAGCCACCCCTGAGACAAGCGTCGCTTCTCCGCACAGCTCCCAGATGCTAGTCAATAGCGAGATGGCTGCCCCTGGGGCTCCGGCAAGGTCCTCGCAGCCGCAGACATCCTCCCAGGCCCAGGAAGCTGCGGCCGAGGGCCCTAGTACGGCCTGTGCTTTCCCCCAGGCCTCGCGTGCGAGTGAGATGGATGCCACCCGGCCCAAGACAGccttcctgggtcagaaggacGCCTTTGATTTCAGCCAGCCGGCAGGTGTCAGTGGCATGGCCTTCCCACGCCCCAAGAGACCTGCCCCGGCCCAAGAGGCTGCCACAGAGGGCCCCAGTGTTGCCTCCAGGGGCACCCAGGCAGCCTCTACCGGGGAGGGGGCGGCCACCCGGCCCAAGACGACCAAGTCCGGGAAGGCTCTCGCCAAGACCCGCTGGGTGGAGCCTCAGAATGTTGTGGCAGCAGCTGCCGCCAAGGCCAAGATGGCCACGAGCATCCCTGAGCCTGAGAGTGCAGCTGCGACTTCTCAGCAGAGTGCGGAGCCCTGGGccagaatgggaggcaagaggACAAAGAAG TCCAAGCACCTGGATGACGAATATGAGAGCAGCGAGGAGGAGAGAGAGCCTCCTGCGGTCCCACCGACCTGGAGGGCATCGCAGCCCCTGCTGACGACCGCGCGGCCTCAGATGGCCCCTCGGCCCCCCATGGCCCTGAGGTCCCAGGTACCCTCAAGGCACGTGCTGTGCTTGCCACCCCGCAATGTGACCCTTCTGCAAGAGAGG gcaaataaGTTGGTGAAATATCTGATGATTAAAGACTACAAGAAGATCCCCATCAAGCGCTCAG ACATGCTGAAGGATGTCATCCGAGAGTATGACGAACACTTCCCTGAGATCATTGAACGAGCAACGTACACTCTGGAAAAG AAGTTCGGGATCCACCTGAAGGAAATTGACAAGGAAGAGCACCTGTACATTCTCGTCTGCACACGGGATTCGTCAGCCCGCCTCCTGGGAAA GACCAAGGACACTCCCAGGCTGAGTCTCCTCTTGGTGATTCTGGGTGTCATCTTCATGAACGGCAACCGCGCCAGCGAGG CTGTCCTCTGGGAGGCACTGCGCAAGATGGGACTGCGCCCCGG GGTGAGGCACCCATTCCTTGGCGATCTGAGGAAACTCATTACAGAGGACTTTGTGAAGCAGAA GTACCTGGAATACAAGAAGGTCCCCAGTAGCAGCCCACCCGAGTATGAGTTCCTCTGGGGTCTGCGCGCCTGCCATGAGACCAGCAAGATGAGGGTGCTGAGATTCATCGCCCAG TATCAGAACCGAGACCCCCGGGAATGGAGGGCTCATTTCTTGGAGGCTGTGGATGATGCTTTCAAGACGATGGATGTGGACATGGCTGAGGAGCATGCCAGGGCCCAGATGAGGGCCCAGATGAACATCGGGGAGGAAGCTCTGATTGGACGGTGGAGCTGGGATGATATCCAGGTGGAGCTCCTGACCTGGGATGAGGACGGAGATTTTGGCGACGCCTGGTCCAGGATCCCCTTTGCTTTCTGGGCCAGATACCATCAGTACATTCTGAATAGCAACCGTGCCAACAGGAGAGGTACCTGGAGGGCTGGTGTCAGCAGTGGCACCAATGGCGCGGCCAGCGCCAGCATGCTTGATGGCCCCAGCACCAGCTCCACCATCCGGACCAGAAACGCCGCCAGAACCAGTGCCAGCTTCTTCTCCTGGATTCA GCAGCCCTGA